A region from the Mycobacterium heidelbergense genome encodes:
- a CDS encoding MBL fold metallo-hydrolase, with protein sequence MTVLDDNYTGHVDPGTAARCTLPGATILKASVGPMDNNAYLVTCSATGETLLIDAANDADVLLDLIRRYAPKVSLIVTSHQHFDHWQALEAVAKATGAPTAANEIDAEPLPVKPDRLLAGGDTVRIGELSFDVIHLRGHTPGSIALALDGPATGGITQLFTGDCLFPGGVGKTWQPGDFTQLLDDVTTRVFDVYDDSTVIYPGHGDDTVLGAERPHLAEWRERGW encoded by the coding sequence ATGACCGTCCTGGACGACAACTACACCGGACACGTCGACCCTGGTACCGCCGCACGCTGCACCCTGCCCGGCGCCACGATCCTCAAGGCGTCGGTGGGCCCGATGGACAACAACGCCTACCTGGTGACGTGTTCCGCGACCGGAGAGACGCTGCTGATCGACGCCGCCAACGACGCCGACGTCCTCCTCGACCTGATCCGGCGGTACGCCCCGAAGGTATCGCTGATCGTGACCAGCCACCAGCACTTCGACCACTGGCAGGCGCTGGAGGCCGTGGCCAAGGCCACCGGCGCGCCGACCGCCGCCAACGAGATCGACGCCGAACCGCTGCCCGTCAAACCGGACCGTTTGCTGGCGGGCGGCGACACCGTGCGCATCGGCGAGCTGAGCTTCGATGTCATCCATCTTCGCGGGCACACGCCCGGATCGATCGCGCTCGCCCTCGACGGGCCCGCGACCGGCGGGATCACGCAACTGTTCACCGGCGACTGCCTGTTCCCGGGCGGCGTCGGCAAGACGTGGCAACCCGGGGATTTCACCCAGCTGCTCGACGACGTGACCACCCGGGTGTTCGACGTGTACGACGACTCCACCGTCATCTACCCCGGCCACGGCGACGACACGGTGTTGGGCGCGGAGCGCCCCCACCTCGCGGAATGGCGCGAACGAGGCTGGTAG
- a CDS encoding putative bifunctional diguanylate cyclase/phosphodiesterase: MQNNSPARGLATIVTAVATKLMGATAGTATDISTQILAELVEILDVDVSFLRYNDHSIRATVLVAEWPPRPDKLEPDPLHTIYFADADPIFALCEHAKEPVILRPNSANERYQHTISAASGVPAISMASVPLLSGDVTTGVLGFVKYGDREWSQDELNTLTVVTTMFAQVQARLNVEDQLRYQAEHDDLTALPNRRTLLGHLDCRLADERPGPVSVLLFNLDRLKAINDYLGHAAGDQFIRDFATRTTETMRGQGLIARLGGDKFVIVPTSAMDLDTARELAESLSAQVTDHVVIGGEVLNRTVSVGVACGVPGEDSSLELLRRADEALLFAKGTGGDSIGVFSAEMLTRRELRNDIELHLQAGIETNALTVVYLPEVDMLTGQVLAVEALVRWQHPTRGLLLPDDFVPVAESINLAGELGNWVLHAACADLAEWRADGVGLDTLLRVNVSPAQLVAHDLVNTVGRTIKKFGLDGSSIGLEITESMLIRDLVNTRATLVGLTEIGVDIAIDDFGTGYSGMGLLRTLPVGTLKIDRGFVLDLAASADDLAIVRAVVGLAQALDLDVVAEGVEAEGAAQALVDEGCTRAQGFLFCQPMGADATKRLLAEGSVPVRINRIAQPRRGNPEPALRSTPPKTGGTGDA, translated from the coding sequence ATGCAAAACAACAGTCCGGCACGGGGTCTGGCGACCATCGTCACCGCCGTGGCCACCAAGCTCATGGGCGCCACCGCCGGCACCGCTACGGATATCAGCACACAGATACTGGCCGAGCTGGTGGAAATCCTCGACGTGGACGTCAGCTTCCTGAGGTACAACGACCACAGCATCCGCGCCACGGTCCTGGTGGCCGAATGGCCACCGCGGCCCGACAAACTCGAGCCCGACCCGCTGCATACGATCTACTTCGCCGACGCCGACCCGATCTTCGCCCTGTGCGAACACGCCAAAGAGCCGGTTATTTTGCGTCCCAATTCCGCGAACGAGCGTTACCAGCACACCATCTCCGCGGCAAGCGGTGTTCCGGCCATCTCCATGGCGTCCGTCCCGCTGTTGTCCGGTGACGTCACCACCGGGGTGCTCGGTTTTGTGAAATACGGTGACCGCGAATGGAGCCAGGACGAGCTCAACACGCTCACGGTGGTCACCACGATGTTCGCCCAGGTGCAGGCCCGGTTGAACGTCGAGGATCAGCTGCGCTACCAAGCCGAGCACGATGATCTGACCGCATTGCCGAATCGCCGAACCCTGTTGGGGCATCTGGATTGTCGCCTCGCCGACGAGCGGCCGGGACCCGTCTCGGTGTTGCTCTTCAACCTCGATCGGCTCAAGGCGATCAACGACTACCTCGGCCATGCCGCCGGAGATCAGTTCATCCGCGACTTCGCCACGCGGACGACCGAAACGATGCGGGGACAGGGATTGATCGCCCGGCTCGGCGGCGACAAGTTCGTGATAGTCCCCACCTCCGCGATGGACCTCGACACCGCCAGGGAGCTCGCCGAGAGCCTGAGCGCGCAGGTGACGGATCACGTGGTCATCGGCGGTGAGGTCCTCAACCGCACGGTGAGCGTCGGCGTCGCATGCGGTGTCCCCGGCGAAGATTCGAGCTTGGAACTGCTACGGCGCGCCGATGAGGCGCTGCTTTTCGCCAAAGGGACCGGGGGAGACAGCATCGGGGTGTTCTCCGCCGAGATGCTCACCCGCCGCGAGCTTCGTAACGACATCGAACTTCATTTGCAGGCGGGGATCGAAACGAATGCGCTGACCGTCGTCTACCTTCCCGAGGTGGACATGCTGACGGGTCAGGTTCTGGCGGTCGAAGCCCTGGTGCGGTGGCAACACCCCACCCGGGGGTTGTTGCTTCCCGACGACTTCGTGCCGGTAGCCGAATCCATCAACCTCGCCGGAGAACTCGGCAACTGGGTGTTGCACGCGGCGTGCGCCGATTTGGCCGAGTGGCGGGCGGACGGCGTAGGGCTGGACACCTTGCTGCGCGTCAATGTGTCACCGGCGCAACTCGTCGCTCACGACCTCGTGAACACCGTGGGGCGGACGATCAAAAAATTCGGCCTCGACGGCTCCTCGATAGGTCTGGAGATCACCGAAAGCATGCTCATTCGAGACCTGGTGAACACCAGGGCCACCCTGGTCGGGCTCACCGAGATCGGGGTGGACATCGCCATCGACGACTTCGGCACCGGTTACAGCGGGATGGGCCTGCTGAGGACGTTGCCCGTGGGCACCTTGAAGATCGATCGCGGATTCGTCTTGGATCTGGCCGCGTCGGCCGACGATCTCGCGATTGTGCGGGCCGTCGTCGGCCTGGCCCAGGCGCTAGACCTCGACGTGGTCGCCGAGGGGGTCGAGGCCGAGGGCGCGGCGCAGGCCCTTGTTGACGAGGGGTGCACCCGCGCACAGGGATTCCTGTTCTGCCAACCCATGGGCGCCGACGCGACGAAGCGGCTACTGGCCGAGGGTTCCGTTCCCGTCAGGATCAACCGAATCGCGCAACCGCGCCGCGGGAATCCCGAGCCCGCTCTGCGATCGACGCCACCGAAGACGGGTGGGACCGGCGACGCCTGA
- a CDS encoding universal stress protein, which produces MSAYRTVVVGTDGSDSSMRAVDRAAKIAGTDAKLIIASAYLPQHEDTRAADALREESYKVSGTAPIYAILQDAKERAHAAGATNVDERPIVGAPVDALVKLAEDEKADLLVVGNVGLSTIAGRLLGSVPANVSRRANVDVLIVHTTS; this is translated from the coding sequence ATGAGTGCCTATCGGACCGTGGTGGTCGGAACCGACGGCTCGGATTCATCGATGCGTGCGGTGGACCGGGCTGCGAAGATCGCCGGGACCGACGCCAAGTTGATCATCGCGTCGGCGTACCTGCCCCAGCATGAGGACACCCGGGCTGCCGACGCTCTGCGGGAAGAAAGCTACAAGGTGTCCGGGACCGCGCCGATTTACGCGATCCTGCAGGACGCGAAGGAGCGGGCGCATGCGGCGGGCGCGACGAACGTCGACGAGCGGCCGATCGTCGGCGCCCCGGTCGACGCGCTGGTAAAGCTGGCCGAGGACGAAAAAGCCGACCTGCTGGTCGTCGGCAACGTCGGGCTGAGCACCATCGCGGGCCGGCTGCTGGGATCGGTGCCGGCCAACGTCTCGCGCCGGGCCAACGTCGACGTGTTGATCGTGCACACCACGTCCTGA
- a CDS encoding Rv1355c family protein — protein sequence MGYSFDHEAACSAVVLADHVAAEREVLERLRATSGIEFIDGFRQETAGRPDEGDLSGEDKRWAYYPWRKAVVRIAGPHEFAAARLDRNRHLITSAEQQRLRRQRIGVVGLSSGHAIAYCLATQGLCGSLRLADGDDLELSNLNRVPATVFDLGANKATVAARRIAELDPYLSVEVFTSGVTPELLDGFLDGLDIVVDQADSLDIKILLREAARRRRIPVIMATSDRGQLDVERYDLQPRRPIMHGLLGDVDTTGLHALSAREKLPYLLRLLDARRLSARGAASLVEVGQTLGGWPQLASDIWVGAAAVAEAVRRIGMGEPLGSGRVQIDLADALNRIDQPTAHDDDAPGPVRGTGAPASGDTRIAEAVADAAIRAPSGGNCQPWRIVVDDKAIHVLLAAEDSSTMDVEFRASAVALGAAMFNIRVAAAAHAVLGSVSFDENHPHTALRGSMVWGRGDDPRLAKLYQPMLARQTNRHPGTPAVIQPATATLLEAVTAGEGARLQLITDRHEIAAVSEILARADRIRYLTPRLHADMVSELRWPADPSPETGIDIRGLELDSGELAALELIRRPDVMAELARWDAGAALGDVTRQRIMASAALAMIVTRGPALTDYARGGAALEALWIAAEQCGFGVHPVSPVFLYAHGDNDIQTLSPAYAEQLRTLQQSFRARLGIAKGECEILLLRLVAGPRPSVPTRRRARSATLHAPR from the coding sequence ATGGGCTACAGCTTCGACCACGAAGCGGCATGCAGTGCGGTGGTTCTCGCTGATCATGTCGCCGCGGAACGCGAGGTGTTGGAGCGGCTGAGGGCGACTTCGGGTATCGAATTCATCGATGGGTTCCGCCAAGAGACGGCGGGGCGGCCGGACGAGGGCGACCTCTCCGGCGAGGACAAGCGGTGGGCGTACTACCCGTGGCGCAAAGCGGTGGTCCGGATCGCGGGCCCGCACGAGTTTGCTGCCGCCCGCCTCGACCGCAACAGACACCTCATCACCTCTGCCGAGCAGCAGCGGCTCCGACGTCAGCGAATCGGCGTTGTGGGCCTAAGTTCCGGGCACGCGATCGCGTACTGTCTAGCGACGCAGGGTCTTTGCGGTTCGTTGCGGCTGGCCGACGGCGACGACCTTGAGCTGTCCAACCTGAATCGGGTGCCCGCCACCGTTTTCGATCTCGGGGCAAATAAGGCCACGGTCGCCGCGCGGCGGATCGCGGAACTCGATCCCTATCTGAGCGTGGAGGTGTTCACCTCCGGGGTGACACCGGAACTGCTGGATGGCTTCCTCGACGGCCTCGACATCGTGGTCGACCAGGCGGATTCCCTAGACATCAAGATCTTGCTGCGCGAGGCGGCGCGCCGGCGCCGCATTCCGGTGATCATGGCCACGAGCGATCGCGGTCAGCTCGACGTCGAGCGCTACGACCTCCAGCCGCGACGGCCGATCATGCACGGCCTGCTCGGTGACGTCGACACGACGGGTTTGCACGCGCTATCGGCCCGGGAAAAGCTTCCCTACCTGTTGCGCCTGCTCGATGCCCGGCGGCTTTCCGCGCGCGGGGCGGCGTCGCTGGTCGAGGTCGGGCAGACGCTGGGCGGGTGGCCGCAGCTGGCCAGCGATATCTGGGTGGGAGCGGCGGCCGTCGCCGAAGCGGTGCGCCGGATCGGAATGGGCGAGCCGCTCGGGTCCGGACGTGTCCAGATCGACCTCGCCGACGCACTGAATCGGATCGACCAGCCGACCGCGCACGACGACGACGCGCCGGGTCCGGTGCGTGGCACCGGCGCGCCGGCGAGCGGGGACACCCGGATCGCCGAGGCCGTCGCCGACGCCGCGATCCGCGCGCCTTCCGGGGGCAACTGTCAGCCCTGGCGGATTGTCGTGGATGACAAGGCGATCCACGTGCTGCTGGCGGCCGAGGATTCGTCCACGATGGACGTCGAATTCCGGGCCAGCGCGGTCGCGCTCGGCGCGGCCATGTTCAACATCCGCGTCGCGGCGGCGGCCCACGCGGTGCTGGGGTCCGTGAGCTTCGACGAGAACCATCCGCACACGGCGCTTCGCGGGTCGATGGTGTGGGGCCGCGGCGATGATCCCCGCCTGGCGAAGCTGTATCAGCCGATGCTGGCGCGTCAGACCAATCGTCACCCCGGCACCCCGGCGGTGATCCAACCGGCCACCGCCACTCTGTTGGAGGCCGTCACGGCCGGCGAGGGCGCGCGGCTTCAACTCATCACGGATCGCCACGAGATCGCGGCCGTCTCCGAGATTCTGGCCCGGGCCGATCGCATCCGTTATCTGACCCCGCGGCTGCACGCGGACATGGTGTCCGAGCTGCGGTGGCCCGCCGACCCGTCGCCGGAGACGGGCATCGACATCCGTGGCTTGGAGCTCGACTCCGGCGAGTTGGCCGCCCTGGAACTCATCCGGCGGCCCGATGTCATGGCCGAGCTTGCGCGCTGGGATGCGGGCGCGGCGCTGGGCGACGTCACGCGCCAGCGGATCATGGCCAGCGCCGCGCTGGCCATGATCGTCACGCGGGGTCCCGCACTCACCGACTATGCCCGCGGGGGAGCGGCCCTGGAAGCGCTATGGATCGCCGCCGAACAATGTGGCTTCGGCGTGCACCCGGTGTCGCCGGTGTTCCTGTATGCCCACGGCGACAACGACATTCAGACCTTGTCACCGGCCTACGCCGAACAGCTGCGGACGCTGCAGCAGTCCTTTCGCGCGCGACTGGGAATCGCCAAGGGCGAATGCGAGATTCTGCTCCTGCGGCTTGTCGCCGGGCCGCGGCCGTCCGTGCCGACCAGACGCCGCGCGCGCAGCGCCACCCTGCATGCGCCGAGGTAG
- the uvrA gene encoding excinuclease ABC subunit UvrA: protein MADRLIVKGAREHNLRGVDLDLPRDSLIVFTGLSGSGKSSLAFDTIFAEGQRRYVESLSAYARQFLGQMDKPDVDFIEGLSPAVSIDQKSTNRNPRSTVGTITEVYDYLRLLYARAGSPHCPVCGERIARQTPQQIVDQVLAMPEGTRFLVLAPVVRTRKGEFADLFEKLNAQGYSRVRVDGVVHSLTDPPKLKKQEKHDIEVVVDRLTVKATAKQRLTDSVETALSLADGIVVLEFPDHGAHEPDHHREQRFSEKLACPNGHALAVDDLEPRSFSFNSPYGACPECSGLGIRKEVDPDLVVPDPERTLADGAVAPWSNGHTAEYFTRMMAGLGEELGFDVDTPWHKLPAKARKAILEGSDHQVHVRYRNRYGRTRSYYADFEGVLAFLQRKMAQTESEQMKERYEGFMRDVPCPVCAGTRLKPEILAVTLAGDFGGERAQKSIAEVCELSISDCADFLNALTLGAREQAIAGQVLKEIQSRLGFLLDVGLEYLSLSRAAATLSGGEAQRIRLATQIGSGLVGVLYVLDEPSIGLHQRDNRRLIETLTRLRDLGNTLIVVEHDEDTIAHADWIVDIGPGAGEHGGRIVHSGTHGELLANKESITGAYLSGRESIEIPAIRRPIDRRRRLTVVGAREHNLRGIDVSFPLGVLTSVTGVSGSGKSTLVNDILAAVLANRLNGARQVPGRHTRVTGLDYLDKLVRVDQSPIGRTPRSNPATYTGVFDKIRTLFAATTEAKVRGYQPGRFSFNVKGGRCEACTGDGTIKIEMNFLPDVYVPCEVCHGARYNRETLEVHYKGKTISEVLDMSIEEAAEFFEPITGIHRYLRTLVDVGLGYVRLGQPAPTLSGGEAQRVKLAAELQKRSTGRTIYILDEPTTGLHFDDIRKLLSVINGLVDKGNTVIVIEHNLDVIKTSDWIVDMGPEGGAEGGTVVAEGTPEDVAAVPESYTGKFLAEVVGRPRRSRGRRKVTA from the coding sequence GTGGCGGACCGCCTGATCGTCAAGGGTGCCCGTGAGCACAACCTGCGCGGCGTCGACCTCGACCTGCCGCGCGACTCGTTGATCGTCTTCACCGGGCTGTCCGGGTCGGGCAAGTCGTCGCTGGCGTTCGACACCATCTTCGCCGAGGGCCAGCGCCGCTACGTGGAGTCGCTGTCGGCCTACGCCCGCCAATTCCTCGGGCAGATGGACAAGCCGGACGTCGATTTCATCGAGGGCCTGTCCCCGGCGGTGTCGATCGATCAGAAGTCGACCAACCGCAACCCGCGGTCGACGGTCGGAACGATCACCGAGGTCTACGACTACCTGCGGCTGCTGTACGCCCGAGCCGGCTCACCGCACTGTCCCGTCTGCGGCGAACGGATCGCCCGGCAGACGCCGCAGCAAATCGTCGACCAGGTGCTGGCGATGCCGGAGGGCACCCGGTTCCTGGTCCTCGCGCCGGTCGTACGCACCCGCAAGGGCGAATTCGCCGACCTGTTCGAGAAGCTCAACGCCCAGGGCTATAGCCGGGTGCGGGTCGACGGCGTCGTGCATTCGCTGACCGACCCGCCGAAACTGAAGAAGCAGGAAAAGCACGACATCGAGGTGGTGGTGGACCGCCTCACCGTCAAGGCCACCGCCAAGCAGCGGCTCACCGATTCGGTGGAAACCGCGCTGAGCCTGGCCGACGGGATCGTGGTGCTCGAGTTCCCGGATCACGGAGCCCACGAACCCGATCATCACCGCGAGCAGCGGTTCTCCGAGAAGCTGGCCTGCCCCAACGGGCACGCCCTGGCCGTCGACGACCTGGAACCGCGGTCGTTCTCGTTCAACTCGCCCTACGGCGCCTGCCCCGAGTGCAGCGGCCTGGGCATCCGCAAGGAGGTCGACCCGGACCTGGTGGTGCCCGACCCGGAGCGCACCCTGGCCGACGGCGCCGTGGCGCCATGGTCGAACGGCCACACCGCGGAGTACTTCACCCGGATGATGGCCGGGCTCGGGGAGGAGCTCGGGTTCGACGTCGACACGCCGTGGCACAAGCTGCCGGCCAAGGCCCGCAAGGCGATCCTCGAGGGTTCCGACCATCAGGTGCACGTGCGGTACCGCAACCGGTACGGCCGCACCCGGTCCTACTACGCCGATTTCGAGGGCGTGCTGGCGTTCCTGCAACGCAAGATGGCGCAGACCGAGTCCGAGCAGATGAAGGAACGCTACGAGGGCTTCATGCGCGACGTGCCCTGCCCGGTGTGTGCGGGCACCCGCCTCAAGCCGGAGATCCTGGCGGTGACGCTGGCTGGGGATTTCGGGGGTGAGCGCGCCCAGAAGTCCATCGCCGAGGTCTGCGAGCTGTCGATCTCCGACTGCGCCGACTTCCTGAACGCGTTGACCCTCGGGGCGCGCGAGCAGGCGATCGCGGGCCAGGTGCTCAAGGAAATCCAGTCGCGGCTCGGCTTTTTGCTCGACGTCGGGCTGGAGTATCTGTCGCTGTCCCGCGCCGCGGCCACGCTGTCCGGCGGTGAGGCCCAACGCATCCGGCTGGCCACCCAGATCGGGTCCGGCCTGGTGGGGGTGCTCTACGTGCTGGACGAGCCGTCGATCGGGCTGCACCAGCGCGACAACCGTCGCCTCATCGAAACCCTCACGCGACTAAGGGATTTGGGGAATACGCTGATCGTCGTCGAGCACGACGAGGACACCATCGCGCACGCCGACTGGATCGTCGACATCGGCCCGGGGGCCGGCGAGCACGGCGGCCGCATCGTGCACAGCGGAACCCACGGCGAGCTGCTGGCCAACAAGGAGTCGATCACCGGCGCCTACCTGTCGGGCCGGGAAAGCATCGAGATCCCCGCGATCCGGCGCCCCATCGATAGACGCCGGCGGCTCACCGTGGTTGGCGCCCGCGAGCACAACCTGCGGGGCATCGACGTGTCGTTCCCGCTCGGTGTGCTGACCTCGGTCACCGGCGTGTCCGGCTCGGGCAAGTCGACGCTGGTCAACGACATCCTGGCCGCGGTGCTGGCCAACCGGCTCAATGGCGCCCGGCAGGTCCCCGGGCGCCACACCCGGGTCACCGGGCTCGACTATCTGGACAAGCTGGTGCGGGTCGACCAGTCGCCGATCGGCCGCACGCCGCGGTCCAACCCGGCCACCTACACGGGGGTGTTCGACAAGATCCGCACGCTGTTCGCGGCCACCACCGAGGCCAAAGTCCGCGGCTACCAACCCGGTCGGTTCTCGTTCAACGTCAAGGGCGGCCGCTGCGAGGCATGCACGGGCGACGGCACCATCAAGATCGAGATGAACTTCCTGCCCGACGTGTACGTGCCGTGCGAGGTCTGCCATGGCGCCCGCTACAACCGCGAAACCCTCGAGGTGCACTACAAGGGCAAGACCATCTCCGAGGTGCTGGACATGTCGATCGAGGAAGCCGCGGAGTTCTTCGAGCCGATCACCGGGATTCACCGCTACCTGCGCACCCTCGTCGACGTCGGCCTGGGCTATGTCCGGCTTGGTCAGCCCGCGCCGACGCTGTCCGGCGGCGAGGCGCAGCGCGTCAAGCTGGCCGCGGAGCTGCAGAAGCGCTCGACCGGGCGCACCATCTACATCCTCGACGAGCCCACCACCGGACTGCATTTCGACGACATCCGCAAGCTGTTGAGCGTCATCAACGGCCTTGTGGACAAGGGCAATACGGTCATCGTCATCGAACACAACCTGGACGTCATCAAGACCTCCGACTGGATCGTCGACATGGGGCCCGAGGGTGGCGCCGAGGGCGGAACCGTTGTCGCCGAGGGCACCCCGGAGGACGTCGCGGCGGTGCCGGAAAGCTACACCGGGAAGTTTCTCGCCGAGGTCGTCGGCAGACCCCGTCGGTCGAGGGGACGCCGCAAAGTCACCGCCTGA
- a CDS encoding mannosyltransferase, with product MSMPTLEQNAAGVIDEPAPARPRGRLLDPWAIALFAAAVSVAWAGRPSFWFDEGATISASANRTLPELWKLLGHIDAVHGLYYLLMHGWFAIFPPTEFWSRLSSALAIGVAAAGVTVFTRRFAPGRATAVCAGAVFAILPRTTWAGMEARSDALAVAAAVWLTVLLVAAVRRNRPRLWLFYAPALMLSILLNLNLILLVPVYAAMLPLLAPTKSRKSPVIWWAVSSAIAIGVMAPFIVFVHGQVWQVNWIYPVSWHYAFDIVLRQYFDHSVPFAILTAVLIVAAIAARLAGARAPAGDIRTLLTLCAAWIVLPTALIVIYSVINEPMYYPRYLIFTAPAAAVVMAVCIVTIARKPWPIAGVVLAFAVAALPNYLFIQRWPYAKEGWDYSQVADLIGSHAAPGDCLMVDNTVPWKPGPVRALLAARPAAFRSLIDVERGAYGPKVGWLWDGHVAVWLTTAKINKCSAIWTITDKDKSLPDHQSGRPLPPGTAFGRAPAYRFPSYLGFRIVERWQFHYSQVVKSTR from the coding sequence ATGTCCATGCCCACCCTCGAGCAAAACGCCGCGGGCGTCATCGACGAACCCGCGCCCGCGCGCCCGCGCGGCCGGTTGCTCGATCCGTGGGCGATTGCCCTGTTCGCCGCCGCCGTCAGCGTCGCCTGGGCCGGCAGGCCCTCGTTCTGGTTCGACGAGGGTGCCACCATTTCGGCCTCCGCGAACCGGACGCTGCCCGAGCTGTGGAAGCTGCTGGGGCACATCGACGCGGTGCACGGGCTGTATTACCTGCTCATGCACGGCTGGTTCGCGATTTTTCCACCGACCGAATTCTGGTCGCGACTGTCCAGCGCTCTGGCCATCGGGGTGGCCGCCGCCGGCGTCACGGTGTTCACCAGGCGGTTCGCCCCCGGGCGCGCCACCGCGGTCTGCGCGGGTGCCGTCTTCGCCATTTTGCCGCGCACGACGTGGGCGGGCATGGAAGCGCGCTCGGACGCGTTGGCGGTTGCGGCGGCCGTCTGGCTGACGGTCCTGCTGGTCGCCGCGGTGCGGCGTAACAGGCCGAGACTGTGGCTGTTCTATGCGCCGGCATTAATGCTGTCGATTTTGCTAAACCTCAACCTGATCCTTTTGGTGCCGGTTTACGCCGCGATGCTGCCGCTGCTGGCACCGACAAAATCCCGCAAATCCCCCGTCATTTGGTGGGCCGTCAGCTCGGCCATCGCCATCGGCGTCATGGCGCCGTTCATCGTCTTCGTCCACGGCCAGGTATGGCAGGTCAACTGGATCTATCCCGTCAGCTGGCATTACGCCTTCGACATCGTCCTGCGGCAGTACTTCGACCACAGCGTCCCGTTCGCCATTCTCACCGCCGTCCTCATCGTCGCGGCGATCGCGGCCCGGCTTGCCGGCGCACGGGCCCCCGCCGGCGACATCCGCACCCTCTTGACCCTCTGCGCGGCGTGGATCGTCCTTCCCACCGCCCTCATCGTCATCTACTCGGTGATCAACGAACCGATGTATTACCCGCGCTACCTGATCTTCACCGCGCCCGCGGCGGCCGTCGTCATGGCCGTCTGCATCGTCACGATCGCCCGCAAACCGTGGCCCATCGCGGGTGTCGTGCTGGCGTTCGCCGTTGCCGCGCTGCCGAATTACCTCTTCATTCAGCGCTGGCCTTATGCCAAGGAGGGCTGGGATTACAGCCAGGTGGCCGACCTGATCGGTTCGCATGCCGCGCCCGGGGACTGCCTGATGGTGGACAACACCGTGCCCTGGAAGCCGGGCCCTGTCCGCGCCCTGCTGGCCGCCCGGCCGGCGGCCTTCCGGTCGCTGATCGACGTCGAACGCGGCGCCTACGGGCCCAAGGTCGGTTGGCTGTGGGACGGCCACGTCGCCGTGTGGCTGACGACGGCCAAGATCAACAAGTGCTCCGCCATCTGGACGATCACCGATAAAGACAAGTCGCTGCCCGATCACCAATCCGGGCGCCCGTTGCCGCCGGGCACCGCGTTCGGGCGTGCCCCGGCGTATCGATTCCCGAGCTACCTGGGATTCCGCATCGTCGAGCGTTGGCAATTCCATTACTCGCAGGTCGTCAAGTCCACGCGCTGA